Proteins encoded together in one Lathyrus oleraceus cultivar Zhongwan6 chromosome 5, CAAS_Psat_ZW6_1.0, whole genome shotgun sequence window:
- the LOC127079380 gene encoding zinc finger BED domain-containing protein RICESLEEPER 1-like, producing the protein MKFKECVELAGITCKKKLCLDVSTRWNSTYLMLDAAEKFEAAFDNMIDEDPGYIEYFDLLTGPPGSQDWKKVRAFVVFLQTFYEATKVFSTSQEVSLHLAFHNLSSILCELQEASFNLNSYVAPMISHMKVKYDKYWGDVGKVNHFLYYGVIFDPRFKFNYIEWSFNDMYGHSSDLAKKNIECVKTSLFKLYNWHKSDHDKNVGASPLSAPGSTSLGEASSQPKEPSPFTRANAFKKHLKEKDTIENENELEKYLGDPCCGEGENFSILNWWKENCTRYPILATLVRDVLATPVSSVASESAFSTGGEDFGYL; encoded by the coding sequence ATGAAGTTTAAGGAGTGTGTTGAACTTGCGGGCATAACTTGTAAAAAAAAACTTTGTCTTGATGTTTCTACAAGGTGGAATTCCACTTACCTAATGTTGGATGCTGCTGAAAAGTTTGAAGCTGCATTTGACAATATGATTGATGAGGATCCTGGATACATCGAATATTTTGACCTCCTTACCGGTCCACCCGGTTCTCAGGATTGGAAAAAAGTTAGGGCTTTTGTGGTTTTCTTACAAACCTTCTATGAGGCAACCAAAGTGTTTTCAACTTCGCAAGAAGTGTCCTTGCATTTAGCTTTTCATAACTTGTCTTCAATTTTGTGTGAGCTTCAAGAAGCTTCATTTAACTTGAATTCTTATGTGGCTCCAATGATTTCACATATGAAGGTTAAATATGATAAGTATTGGGGGGATGTGGGAAAAGTGAATCATTTTCTTTACTATGGAGTGATCTTTGATCCTAGGTTTAAGTTTAACTATATTGAGTGGTCTTTTAATGATATGTATGGGCATTCTAGTGACCTTGCCAAGAAAAATATTGAATGTGTCAAAACTAGTTTGTTTAAACTATATAATTGGCATAAATCTGATCATGATAAGAATGTTGGGGCTAGTCCTTTAAGTGCACCAGGGAGCACTTCCCTTGGAGAAGCATCTTCCCAACCAAAAGAACCATCACCTTTTACAAGGGCTAATGCTTTTAAGAAACATCTGAAGGAAAAAGACAcaattgaaaatgaaaatgaactAGAGAAGTACTTAGGTGACCCTTGTTGCGGGGAGGGGGAAAATTTTAGTATTCTTAATTGGTGGAAGGAAAATTGCACCCGTTATCCTATATTAGCAACCTTGGTTCGGGATGTGTTGGCAACACCTGTTTCTAGTGTAGCCTCAGAAAGTGCTTTTAGCACGGGGGGGGAGGATTTTGGATATCTATAG